In the genome of Paenibacillus pabuli, one region contains:
- a CDS encoding alpha/beta hydrolase family protein translates to MQMNVSTSTPVISFKPVILSAPSRGEDLQVRVSAPATGSQLPIIIFSQGFGWSMDSYGPLVDYWAAHGFVVIQPTHLDSRTLNLPPDDPRTPLIWRFRVEDLKLILDQLDLIEASVPGLSGRLDRSRIAAAGHSWGGQTVSMLLGARVLDANGEPGEDMSDSRIKAGVLLSTTGLGGADLTPFAAEHFPFMHPRFSEMRTPTLVVAGDHDQSHLSTRGPDWFTDPYFLSPGSKSLLTLFGAEHILGGISGYNVAETTDENPERVALLRQLTWSYLRDALGLDNSSWIEARKALEERTNPLGRIESK, encoded by the coding sequence ATGCAAATGAACGTAAGTACGTCTACTCCAGTTATCTCGTTTAAGCCGGTAATACTATCGGCCCCGAGTCGTGGCGAGGATTTGCAAGTGCGGGTATCAGCGCCAGCGACGGGTAGCCAATTGCCTATTATTATTTTCTCGCAAGGCTTTGGTTGGTCGATGGACAGCTACGGTCCGTTAGTCGACTACTGGGCTGCTCACGGCTTCGTGGTCATTCAACCCACCCATCTCGACTCGAGGACGCTGAATCTTCCTCCTGACGATCCCCGTACACCACTGATTTGGCGTTTCCGCGTCGAAGACCTGAAGCTCATCCTTGACCAACTTGATCTTATTGAAGCTTCCGTTCCAGGCCTCAGCGGACGTCTCGACCGAAGTCGTATTGCCGCAGCCGGACACTCCTGGGGAGGCCAAACGGTGAGCATGCTGCTTGGCGCGCGAGTCCTCGATGCCAATGGCGAACCGGGAGAGGACATGTCCGACTCGCGGATCAAGGCGGGTGTATTGCTTTCCACGACTGGCCTTGGTGGAGCTGACTTGACTCCGTTCGCGGCAGAGCACTTCCCTTTCATGCACCCGAGATTCTCTGAGATGAGGACGCCGACTCTTGTGGTCGCTGGGGATCATGACCAATCACACCTGTCCACTCGGGGGCCTGACTGGTTCACGGACCCCTACTTCCTGAGCCCTGGCAGCAAGAGCCTGCTCACCCTCTTCGGGGCAGAACATATACTTGGCGGAATCTCCGGGTACAACGTCGCGGAGACGACGGACGAGAACCCCGAACGAGTTGCTTTGCTTCGGCAGCTCACGTGGTCGTACCTGCGCGATGCGCTCGGCCTCGACAATTCCAGCTGGATAGAAGCCCGCAAAGCTCTGGAAGAGAGAACCAATCCGTTAGGCCGAATTGAATCCAAGTAA
- a CDS encoding MarR family winged helix-turn-helix transcriptional regulator: MNKSELNEEEIQLWYKWKGSFHSIFGRVIKEMSDHTGLSEGDYGVLDRLDLLGDGNLRQQELAESMDWDKSRLSHHLTRMEKRGLVMRKPLDNDRGVQVIITPIGKSALNDARPIVSMAIRKHFLDQLTDQDVESITKLAERTKKGSAASYNAPTP, encoded by the coding sequence ATGAATAAGAGCGAACTGAACGAAGAAGAAATTCAATTATGGTATAAGTGGAAAGGCTCCTTTCACAGCATCTTCGGTCGCGTAATCAAAGAGATGTCCGATCACACCGGACTATCAGAGGGCGATTATGGAGTACTGGATCGGTTAGACCTTCTGGGGGACGGTAACCTTCGCCAACAGGAGCTGGCCGAATCCATGGACTGGGATAAGAGCCGATTGTCACATCATTTGACGCGGATGGAGAAACGCGGGCTGGTGATGAGGAAGCCATTAGACAACGATCGTGGTGTTCAGGTCATCATTACTCCCATTGGCAAATCAGCCTTAAATGATGCCCGTCCCATCGTCTCCATGGCCATACGCAAACATTTTCTGGATCAATTAACCGATCAAGACGTGGAGTCGATTACGAAGCTGGCGGAAAGAACAAAAAAAGGATCTGCCGCATCTTATAATGCCCCAACGCCATGA
- a CDS encoding SMI1/KNR4 family protein, with protein sequence MYKAQLERIQGKLNKLQALDPERNLFGAENHQYEMAPVWTLDEIKAFEQKWKIELPEEYQAFLLVIGSGGTGPYYGLEKPEDGVYLVMDYDDELNAISEPFPHVESWNWDVDWYDDSKDEDEWAALEHDYYDPKWSAGMLRISDFGCGVSLNLIVKGLSHGQIWTDDRANSNGIYPDHYMGNTERLGFLDWYELWLDRSINERNKQEQ encoded by the coding sequence ATGTACAAGGCCCAGTTGGAACGCATACAGGGAAAATTGAACAAGCTGCAAGCTCTGGACCCGGAACGGAATCTGTTTGGGGCGGAAAATCATCAATATGAGATGGCTCCAGTATGGACGTTGGACGAGATTAAGGCATTTGAACAGAAATGGAAGATAGAGCTCCCAGAAGAATATCAAGCGTTTTTGCTTGTAATTGGCAGTGGCGGAACAGGTCCTTATTATGGGCTGGAAAAACCTGAGGATGGCGTGTATTTGGTAATGGATTATGATGATGAGTTGAATGCCATTTCCGAGCCGTTCCCACATGTGGAATCCTGGAATTGGGATGTTGACTGGTACGATGACAGTAAGGATGAGGACGAGTGGGCAGCGCTTGAACATGATTATTATGATCCGAAATGGTCGGCAGGGATGCTGCGAATCAGTGATTTTGGCTGTGGCGTGTCGCTTAATCTGATCGTGAAGGGATTGTCTCATGGACAGATTTGGACCGATGATCGGGCGAACAGTAATGGAATTTATCCGGATCATTATATGGGTAACACGGAGCGGCTGGGTTTTCTGGACTGGTATGAATTGTGGCTGGACCGCTCGATCAATGAAAGAAATAAGCAAGAGCAGTAG
- a CDS encoding DUF6386 family protein encodes MNGKFQVITDTAALCLYDLASLKHRVEDTSDWWSIAEDELAEVNAGNCLFLNLGEDGQYEVQWSLDESVKEVETELLYHFRVPSGTVYVGAADDVTGGELEPDDSCGGMLLQLEPGNYACRITKEDNQISIAMKPSLQSENNLSDLIRI; translated from the coding sequence ATGAACGGAAAATTTCAGGTGATCACAGATACGGCAGCATTATGCCTGTATGATCTGGCTTCACTAAAACATCGGGTTGAGGATACATCGGACTGGTGGTCTATTGCAGAGGATGAACTGGCGGAAGTAAATGCAGGCAACTGTTTGTTTCTGAACTTGGGTGAAGACGGACAGTATGAGGTGCAATGGAGTCTGGATGAATCGGTTAAGGAAGTGGAGACCGAACTGTTGTATCATTTTCGAGTTCCTTCCGGTACCGTATATGTGGGAGCTGCTGATGATGTCACTGGAGGCGAGCTGGAGCCCGATGATTCGTGCGGGGGCATGTTGCTCCAGTTGGAACCCGGAAATTATGCGTGCAGAATAACGAAGGAAGATAATCAAATCTCGATTGCCATGAAGCCCAGTCTGCAAAGCGAGAACAACTTAAGTGACTTGATTCGAATTTAG
- a CDS encoding PilZ domain-containing protein, whose protein sequence is MAINLRREPFRYTLKEPITFEIFILSINGASAPPKPIQAELCDISRSGCQLSFPLNLHVESNNIRIGMNLLLFEDPLYLEGTLRWGNEENNRWHYGVQLEIQQDNHERLSREMRMLAGQGKIVVK, encoded by the coding sequence ATGGCTATCAACCTTAGAAGAGAACCTTTTCGCTATACTTTAAAGGAACCAATAACGTTCGAAATTTTTATTCTCAGCATTAACGGTGCCTCTGCACCACCCAAACCCATTCAAGCTGAATTATGCGATATCAGCCGATCCGGCTGTCAGCTTTCTTTCCCGTTAAATCTGCATGTGGAGTCCAATAACATCCGAATCGGCATGAACTTGCTGCTTTTTGAAGACCCCTTATACTTGGAAGGAACGCTGCGTTGGGGCAATGAAGAGAATAACCGGTGGCATTACGGTGTACAGTTGGAGATCCAGCAAGACAATCATGAGCGTTTATCCAGAGAAATGAGAATGCTTGCGGGACAAGGCAAAATTGTGGTGAAGTAA
- a CDS encoding uracil/xanthine transporter, translating into MNRHQEQSLQNHIKGASSLILAGIQWFFFLFTNTVVVPLSIGHNFQLSPDAIAASMQHAFLLTGAVCILQAFFGHRYAVMDGPSGLWWGLTLSLTASASSAGMSLERIGGGLAAGFLLAGLTMMILGALGAAHVLQKLFTPMVKSAMLFLMTIQLTMNFFKGMIGYTEFGTFNLPVAALSVAIAFFVALIQLKGKGKLGNYSILIGIVTGWIAYSFVFPGQHAGVSGQQDFNLFSWFPWGTPKWEPGIVITAFFVGLVNMTNSITTLSSVEKIYEVQTTSQQYKRSYMLTGLFTMLSACVGVLPFGLFASSIGFLESTRILKRAAFVVGAGMLCMLGLTPSVTAFFAQIPPSVGSAVLFVAYLQMFGTALRTLEGTKFNSKTIYRVALPVLTGVAVMNIPAEAFHSLPMYLIPIISNGLVIGVVVSLLLETTVDWSKMDNKTIATKAA; encoded by the coding sequence ATGAACAGACATCAAGAGCAATCTTTGCAAAATCATATAAAGGGTGCGTCATCACTTATATTGGCAGGCATTCAGTGGTTCTTCTTCCTGTTTACCAACACGGTAGTGGTGCCGTTATCCATCGGACATAATTTTCAGCTTTCACCGGACGCCATTGCTGCGTCAATGCAGCATGCCTTTTTGCTGACCGGGGCTGTATGTATCTTACAGGCGTTCTTTGGACATCGTTATGCCGTGATGGATGGTCCCTCGGGGTTATGGTGGGGGCTGACGCTAAGCTTAACGGCCTCGGCTTCATCGGCAGGCATGAGTTTGGAACGTATTGGGGGAGGACTGGCTGCGGGTTTTCTGTTAGCGGGTCTGACGATGATGATTCTTGGCGCGCTTGGAGCGGCGCATGTGCTTCAGAAGCTGTTCACACCAATGGTCAAGAGTGCAATGTTATTTCTGATGACGATTCAATTGACCATGAATTTCTTCAAAGGCATGATTGGATACACCGAGTTTGGCACATTCAACCTGCCTGTGGCGGCGTTGTCCGTTGCGATTGCGTTTTTTGTGGCCTTGATCCAGCTTAAGGGAAAAGGCAAGCTGGGCAATTACTCCATCCTGATTGGCATCGTGACGGGATGGATTGCCTACAGTTTTGTGTTCCCAGGACAGCATGCAGGAGTATCCGGTCAACAGGATTTCAACCTGTTTTCCTGGTTTCCGTGGGGGACGCCGAAGTGGGAGCCGGGCATTGTCATCACCGCTTTTTTTGTTGGGCTGGTGAATATGACGAACTCCATCACCACGTTAAGCTCCGTCGAAAAAATATATGAAGTACAAACGACCAGCCAACAATATAAACGATCGTACATGCTCACAGGATTGTTCACCATGTTATCTGCATGTGTAGGTGTGCTGCCGTTCGGTTTATTTGCTTCTTCGATTGGTTTTCTGGAGAGCACTCGTATTCTGAAACGAGCTGCGTTTGTTGTTGGAGCAGGCATGTTATGTATGTTGGGACTTACACCTTCAGTGACAGCCTTTTTTGCACAAATCCCGCCCAGCGTTGGGAGTGCCGTGCTATTTGTAGCGTATTTGCAGATGTTCGGGACGGCCCTGAGAACACTTGAAGGCACCAAATTTAATTCCAAAACCATCTATCGTGTAGCATTGCCGGTACTTACAGGTGTTGCTGTAATGAATATTCCTGCTGAAGCCTTTCATTCTTTGCCTATGTATCTCATCCCGATCATTAGCAATGGACTCGTCATTGGGGTCGTAGTGTCACTGCTGCTCGAAACCACAGTGGATTGGTCCAAGATGGACAACAAAACGATTGCAACCAAAGCAGCCTAA
- a CDS encoding ankyrin repeat domain-containing protein: MLKTIHAAAEAGHTDDVLRFIAQGTGVNDRDARGRTPLMAAVHGNKPETASMLIEAGADVNIQDQRLDNMLLYASAEGLRKMVELAIKAGADTRLTNRFGGTALIPAADRGHVDIVEILLTSTDVNVNHINNLGWTALLEAVILGDGGTRHQQIVALLLQYGADPLIADRDGVTALAHARRNHYIEMERMLTQS, translated from the coding sequence GTGCTGAAAACAATACATGCTGCTGCTGAAGCTGGACATACAGATGATGTGCTGCGGTTTATCGCACAAGGGACCGGTGTGAATGACCGGGATGCGCGAGGGCGGACGCCTCTGATGGCCGCGGTACATGGCAACAAGCCAGAGACGGCAAGTATGCTTATTGAAGCGGGAGCAGATGTGAACATCCAGGATCAACGACTGGACAACATGCTGTTGTATGCCAGTGCGGAAGGTTTGCGTAAAATGGTCGAACTGGCTATAAAAGCAGGTGCCGATACCCGGCTTACGAATCGTTTCGGAGGTACAGCACTGATTCCTGCTGCAGATCGAGGACATGTCGATATTGTGGAAATCCTCCTGACCAGCACAGATGTGAATGTGAATCATATCAACAATCTGGGCTGGACAGCCTTGCTGGAAGCGGTCATTCTGGGGGATGGCGGCACACGCCATCAGCAGATCGTAGCATTGCTTTTGCAATATGGTGCGGATCCCTTGATTGCTGACCGGGATGGAGTTACAGCACTTGCGCATGCCCGCAGAAATCATTATATAGAAATGGAGCGAATGTTAACCCAATCATGA
- a CDS encoding LysR family transcriptional regulator, translated as MDIKQCRYFIAIAEERQITAAARRLHMAQPPLSQQLKLMEDELGVALFERKGRSMELTQAGRSFYDYAVTMTKYMEEAVMEMQSFRYGIRGKLSLGINTISDRLIPQALQQFRTTHPQVTYKIQQNESAQLCQLLGEGKIELACVRMPVKTEQYEVLHLPQEALFYISSTPLRSADERGIYFQKLADIPLLLPSTEGLGMFELILQKFREHHVNPSIAGECSDINMLLELVRLGFASSIVPHTVLQLYHEHPFHVYRILDAQSTVDSALVWHRNRHLSKPAQHFVQLVRELLPACSV; from the coding sequence GTGGATATCAAACAATGTCGCTATTTCATCGCGATTGCTGAGGAGAGACAGATCACAGCGGCAGCGCGCAGATTGCACATGGCTCAGCCTCCTCTAAGTCAGCAGCTTAAGCTGATGGAAGACGAGCTCGGCGTGGCTTTGTTTGAACGCAAAGGACGCAGCATGGAGCTGACACAGGCGGGTCGAAGCTTCTATGATTATGCTGTTACGATGACCAAATACATGGAAGAGGCTGTCATGGAGATGCAAAGTTTCCGCTATGGCATTCGGGGCAAGCTGTCGCTTGGCATTAATACCATTTCAGATCGTTTGATCCCGCAAGCGCTCCAGCAGTTTCGGACAACACATCCCCAGGTAACCTATAAAATCCAGCAAAATGAATCTGCGCAGCTCTGCCAGCTCCTGGGGGAAGGCAAAATCGAGCTGGCCTGTGTGCGAATGCCTGTCAAAACAGAGCAATATGAAGTGCTGCATCTACCGCAGGAAGCCCTCTTCTATATTTCTTCCACACCGCTGAGGTCAGCGGATGAGCGCGGGATTTATTTTCAGAAGCTGGCCGACATCCCTCTCTTGCTTCCCAGTACCGAAGGGCTTGGAATGTTCGAACTGATATTGCAGAAATTCCGTGAGCATCACGTGAATCCTTCCATTGCTGGCGAATGCTCGGATATTAACATGTTGTTGGAACTTGTACGACTCGGTTTTGCTAGCTCCATCGTGCCCCATACGGTTCTGCAGTTATATCATGAGCATCCATTTCATGTCTATCGTATTCTGGATGCGCAATCCACCGTAGATTCTGCGCTTGTGTGGCATCGAAATCGCCATCTGTCCAAGCCCGCGCAGCACTTTGTGCAATTGGTTCGGGAGCTATTGCCTGCTTGCTCGGTTTAG
- a CDS encoding beta-glucoside-specific PTS transporter subunit IIABC, with the protein MDKQQLSKDILKLVGGEENIDQVTHCMTRLRFNLNDNKKADKATLKNTPGVMGVMENGGQFQVIIGNDVPVVYNALVGNMSKSPDAKPAASSETSKKKNPLSAVFDFISGVFTPILPAITGAGMLKGIVALLLTFGWIDATSSTYIILSAIGDGAFYFLPIILGISTARKLGSNMYIGAAIGASVMHPTITALLAPGENVSFIGLPVVAATYASSVIPILIAIWLASYVEKAIDKVTHASLKLIVVPTVTLLIIVPVMMIAVGPLGVIIGNGLTDGINWLFNNAGLFAGLLVGGTFSLLIITGMHYALVPIMIGSIATLGFDYLIPLMMVANFAQAGSALGVSLKSKNKQIKSMSASTGVTALMGITEPAMYGVNMRFKKPFVAALIGAGISGAFISFFQTKAYVMGGLAGLSGIPMIIGPTFVYALIGIIIAVVVSAVLTYILGFEDVPEAVPAAAAAPSAVPVTPVAADVNSSASAVTAVEETKVLDQDVFSPITGEVKPLSEVPDPAFSEEIMGKGFAIQPSEGRVVSPINGTVFSLSKSGHAIGLVSDNGAEMLIHIGIDTVKLKGQFFSPKVQAGAKVAVGDVLMEFDREEIEKAGYTTITPVIITNMHQYNTIESAGRTTIKEQELLFTAKA; encoded by the coding sequence ATGGATAAACAACAATTGTCCAAGGATATTCTGAAGCTTGTTGGTGGCGAAGAGAACATCGATCAAGTCACACACTGTATGACAAGACTCCGGTTCAACCTGAATGACAACAAAAAAGCGGACAAAGCGACGCTGAAAAATACACCTGGTGTGATGGGCGTTATGGAGAATGGCGGACAGTTCCAGGTTATTATCGGGAACGATGTGCCTGTTGTGTATAATGCACTTGTAGGCAACATGTCCAAATCCCCTGATGCCAAACCAGCTGCTTCAAGTGAAACAAGTAAAAAGAAAAATCCGCTGAGTGCTGTATTTGACTTCATCTCAGGCGTGTTTACACCAATCTTACCAGCGATCACCGGTGCGGGGATGCTCAAAGGTATTGTTGCATTGCTCCTTACCTTTGGATGGATTGATGCTACAAGTTCTACGTATATCATTTTGTCGGCGATTGGTGATGGTGCATTCTACTTCCTCCCAATCATACTAGGGATCAGTACAGCACGTAAGCTGGGGAGCAACATGTACATTGGCGCGGCGATTGGTGCATCAGTTATGCACCCGACGATTACGGCTCTGTTAGCACCAGGTGAAAATGTATCGTTCATCGGTTTGCCGGTTGTAGCAGCGACCTATGCATCCTCGGTTATCCCGATTCTGATTGCGATCTGGCTGGCTTCTTATGTAGAAAAAGCCATCGACAAGGTTACACATGCTTCACTTAAATTGATTGTTGTACCAACAGTTACATTGCTTATCATTGTTCCAGTAATGATGATTGCCGTAGGACCTCTTGGCGTTATCATCGGTAACGGTTTAACAGATGGTATTAACTGGTTGTTCAATAACGCTGGTTTGTTTGCAGGATTGCTTGTTGGTGGAACATTCTCGCTCTTAATTATTACAGGTATGCACTATGCACTGGTTCCAATCATGATCGGTTCCATTGCGACACTGGGATTCGATTACTTGATTCCACTCATGATGGTTGCAAACTTTGCGCAGGCAGGCAGTGCATTGGGTGTTTCTCTGAAATCCAAAAATAAACAAATCAAATCTATGTCAGCATCAACGGGTGTTACTGCTCTTATGGGAATTACAGAACCAGCAATGTATGGGGTAAACATGCGTTTCAAGAAACCATTTGTTGCAGCCCTGATCGGTGCCGGAATTAGTGGAGCGTTCATCAGTTTCTTCCAAACCAAAGCTTATGTAATGGGTGGTCTGGCGGGTCTGTCTGGTATTCCGATGATCATCGGCCCTACATTTGTTTATGCGCTGATTGGAATTATCATTGCTGTTGTAGTTTCAGCAGTTCTGACGTACATTCTTGGATTTGAAGATGTTCCAGAAGCAGTACCAGCCGCTGCAGCCGCTCCATCTGCTGTACCAGTAACACCGGTAGCAGCTGACGTGAATAGCTCGGCTTCCGCAGTAACTGCTGTTGAAGAAACCAAAGTATTGGATCAAGACGTATTCAGCCCGATTACTGGTGAAGTTAAACCATTGAGCGAAGTTCCAGACCCAGCATTCTCCGAAGAGATTATGGGTAAAGGGTTTGCGATTCAGCCGTCGGAAGGCCGCGTAGTTTCTCCAATTAACGGTACAGTATTCTCGTTGTCGAAGAGTGGACATGCTATTGGTCTCGTAAGTGATAACGGCGCTGAAATGCTCATTCACATCGGGATTGATACCGTGAAACTGAAAGGTCAATTCTTCTCCCCTAAAGTTCAAGCAGGAGCGAAGGTTGCCGTTGGTGATGTACTGATGGAATTCGACCGGGAAGAAATTGAAAAAGCCGGTTACACTACAATTACGCCGGTTATCATTACGAACATGCATCAATACAATACAATCGAATCTGCCGGACGTACAACGATTAAAGAACAAGAATTGTTGTTCACGGCAAAAGCGTAA
- the licT gene encoding BglG family transcription antiterminator LicT → MKIEKVLNNNVVTVIDPGGNELVVMGRGIAFKKHTGETIDDSLVEKIFSLESKEVSQKLKTLLSDIPVEYVECSDEIIRYAETVLGEKLHESIYISLTDHIHFAIDRHRQGLQIRNALFWEIKRMYRKEYAIGLKALQIIEETLGVLLPEDECAFIAMHLVNAQMNGEMRETISITNIVKDILNIVRRSFVIELDEDSLSYYRFLTHLKFFAQRVLQGTAIEDKEADNPLHDLVSKQYPEAHACACKINDYTRKIYSRVLSKEEILYLTIHIERVVRTEQTIE, encoded by the coding sequence ATGAAAATTGAGAAGGTGCTGAACAACAACGTAGTTACTGTGATTGATCCGGGAGGAAACGAACTGGTCGTCATGGGGCGGGGTATTGCCTTCAAAAAGCATACTGGTGAAACGATAGATGACAGCCTGGTCGAAAAAATATTCTCACTCGAAAGCAAGGAAGTATCGCAGAAACTGAAAACGCTTCTGTCTGATATTCCAGTTGAATATGTTGAATGCTCGGATGAGATTATTCGTTACGCCGAGACCGTGTTGGGTGAGAAGCTTCATGAGAGCATATACATTTCACTTACGGATCATATTCATTTTGCCATTGACCGGCATCGTCAAGGTTTGCAGATTCGTAACGCATTGTTCTGGGAGATCAAGCGTATGTACCGCAAGGAATATGCTATCGGACTCAAGGCATTGCAGATTATTGAAGAAACCTTGGGCGTTCTGCTTCCTGAAGACGAATGCGCATTCATCGCTATGCATCTGGTTAATGCCCAGATGAACGGTGAAATGAGGGAAACTATCAGTATTACGAATATCGTTAAAGATATACTCAACATCGTTCGACGCAGCTTTGTCATTGAGCTGGATGAGGATTCGCTGAGTTATTATCGATTCCTGACACATTTGAAATTCTTTGCTCAGCGGGTATTACAAGGTACAGCGATTGAAGATAAGGAAGCAGATAATCCGCTTCATGACCTGGTGAGCAAACAATATCCTGAGGCACATGCTTGTGCGTGTAAGATTAACGACTATACTCGCAAGATCTATAGCCGGGTCTTATCCAAGGAAGAAATTCTTTATCTGACCATTCATATTGAACGGGTTGTCAGAACGGAACAAACAATCGAATAA
- a CDS encoding glycoside hydrolase family 1 protein → MTTPFPKDFLWGGAVAANQLEGAYNTDGKGLSVQDVMPHGITTPRTEGPTEDNLKLIGIDFYNRYKEDVKLFAEMGFKVFRTSIAWSRIFPKGDELEPNEKGLQFYDDLFDECHKYGIEPLVTISHYETPLHLSKTYDGWVNRKMIDFYERYVTVLFNRFKGKVKYWLTFNEINSILEEPFMSGGIYTPKAELSKQDLYQAIHHELVASALAVKLGHEIMPEAKIGCMVLSMPTYPLTPNPDDVVAAMHAEQRNDIFADIHARGYYPKYINRYFKANNINIKFKDGDAEILKHTVDFISFSYYVSICETGDPQKRIEGKGNLFAGVQNPYLKASEWGWQIDPQGLRVTLNKYWDRYQKPLFIVENGLGAVDELITDENGNKTVNDDYRIQYLNDHLVQVGEAIEDGVEVMGYTAWGCIDLVSASTAEMKKRYGFIYVDRNNDGSGTLDRYKKKSFHWYKEVIGTNGASLKSDNH, encoded by the coding sequence ATGACAACACCATTTCCGAAGGATTTTCTATGGGGCGGCGCAGTCGCAGCCAATCAGCTTGAAGGAGCCTATAACACCGATGGCAAAGGCCTGTCTGTTCAAGATGTAATGCCGCACGGGATTACGACGCCGAGAACGGAAGGACCGACAGAAGATAACCTGAAATTGATCGGTATCGATTTCTACAACCGCTACAAAGAGGACGTTAAACTATTTGCTGAAATGGGCTTCAAAGTGTTCCGTACATCCATCGCCTGGTCCCGGATTTTCCCTAAAGGCGATGAATTGGAGCCAAACGAAAAAGGTCTTCAGTTCTATGATGACTTGTTTGACGAATGCCATAAATACGGAATTGAACCCCTTGTAACGATCTCTCATTATGAGACACCGCTGCATTTGTCCAAAACGTATGACGGCTGGGTTAACCGTAAAATGATCGATTTCTATGAGCGTTATGTAACCGTCTTGTTTAACCGTTTTAAAGGCAAAGTTAAATACTGGCTGACGTTCAATGAAATTAACTCCATTCTGGAAGAACCATTCATGAGCGGCGGGATTTATACACCAAAAGCGGAACTGTCCAAGCAGGACCTGTACCAAGCGATTCATCATGAACTGGTGGCAAGTGCACTGGCGGTCAAACTGGGTCATGAGATTATGCCTGAAGCGAAAATTGGTTGCATGGTACTAAGTATGCCTACGTACCCACTGACACCGAATCCGGATGATGTGGTTGCTGCGATGCATGCAGAACAGCGTAATGACATCTTTGCTGATATCCATGCACGTGGCTATTATCCGAAATATATCAATCGTTACTTCAAAGCGAATAATATCAACATCAAGTTTAAAGATGGCGATGCTGAAATTCTGAAACATACGGTGGACTTCATCTCATTCAGTTACTATGTAAGTATTTGTGAGACAGGTGACCCGCAGAAGCGTATTGAAGGAAAAGGAAACTTGTTTGCAGGTGTACAGAATCCTTATCTCAAAGCTAGTGAATGGGGCTGGCAAATTGATCCGCAAGGTCTGCGCGTAACGCTGAATAAATACTGGGATCGTTATCAGAAACCGCTGTTTATTGTCGAAAATGGTTTGGGTGCAGTAGATGAACTGATCACAGATGAAAATGGCAACAAAACGGTGAATGATGATTACCGTATTCAATACCTGAATGATCACTTGGTACAAGTGGGCGAAGCGATTGAAGACGGCGTTGAAGTCATGGGTTATACCGCATGGGGCTGCATCGATCTGGTGAGTGCATCCACGGCAGAGATGAAAAAACGTTACGGATTCATTTATGTGGATCGCAACAACGATGGATCGGGTACATTGGATCGTTACAAGAAAAAATCATTCCATTGGTACAAAGAAGTTATTGGTACAAACGGCGCAAGTCTAAAATCCGACAATCATTAA